The Thermodesulfobacteriota bacterium genome segment TACATGGTCACCTTTGCCATTGAGACCGCTTCCCCGCGGATTCAGAAAATCATCCGCAAAAACCTGGATATCGACAAGGTCACCGAGAACATCAATTACGCCGAATCCATCGGCCTGCTCGTCAAGGGCTTTTTCATGCTGGGCTTTCCCGGAGAGACCCTCGAGGAGATCGAGCAGACCATCAACTTCGCGGTGAAATCCAAGCTGGACCTGGCCCATTTTTTCACGGTCACCCCCTTCCCCGGAACAGCACTCCGGCAGCTGGCCAAGGAGACCTATCCGGAATGGCAGGATGAGGCGATGTATCATTACTGGCCGGACAAGCCGTTTTATCAGCAGGCCACCGGTTTTGATCTCAACCGTGTCCAGAAAAAAGCCTATCTGAAATTCTATGTTTCCCCCCGGATGATCAAGACCTTTTATAAGATCCCGCTGAAGCTGATGCGGATGAAGAAGTGGACGATCTTCGCCGCGGAAGTCCTGGGAAAATAGGCTATAATTCCCCCAGCCGCGCAAAACAATACCGCCCCAGCACGGCCAGGCACTCGGCATCCAGGTAACGTTCGGCCCGCCGTTCAAACAGGACCGTGCAGCTCGCCGGAAAATCAGCGTCCGCCTCATTGAGCTGAATGATCAGGGGCACCCGGGGCAGGGCCTCAAACCGCAGGGCCGCGTCACAGGCCGCATCCAGATCCGGCGCCACCCCGCCGGCTCTTCTTCCCACGGTCATGAATTCCGCCGCTGAATGGCCGAAGCAGTCGGCCAGGGCCCGCTCCACGTCGTTGGCGAAATATTTTGTGAGCGGACCGGAGTCCTTCAGCCCCCGGTAAGTTACCCACTCTTTTTCAGCCGGAGGAGATTCAGGGCACAGCAAAAGATATTTGAGCAGAATGACACAGGCGGCAAAATCCGGCCGCCGGCCGGCCGCGTCCACCAGGCCTGTTTCCTTCAGAAAAAACGTCCGGTCAAACAGCGGCATGACTACCGCCCCGGACCGCATGACCAGACCCAGCCGGTCCAGACGCGAAGTCACATCCTCCAGCGAACGGACCTGCGCCAGGTAATCATCGTAGGTCTTTTCAAATATGATATTCTGTTCCGGTTTCATATTTGTATTATGAGCTCAATGGATGTCAGGACTCAATATATATTTGCAAAGCGCGGTCTGATCTGATATCAGCATACACTTGATCGGAAATCTCCGGTTTTAAACCTTAAATATTATTCGGGATTACAACATGATAAAGCGGATTCGAGATTTTTTTGCCGCGGCCGGCCGGCTTTTTGTCAATGGACGGCAGCGGCTGTTCGGCGGAACGCATAACCATTTTCTCTGTTTTCTTCCCTCCGCCCAGGGGCCCCTGTCGGGACGGATCTTTGATTTTCTTTTTGCCAGGGTAACCGTCAATGATGAGCTGATCGACCGGGTCCGGGCGCTTCATGAAAACGGCATCATCGTCTATGCCGGCAAGTATAAAAGCCGCATGGAGTATCTTTTCTGCAACCGGCAGTATGAAAAGCACGGGCTGCCGGCGCCGGAACTGGCCTTCGGCTATCGTTTCATTTTCCTCCAGCCGCTGTCCCGCCTGCTGGTCGTCCTGCTGGCCCACATCGATCACCTGTTCACCCGTTTTTCTTTCCTGTCGCCCTACAAGAACCAGTACTTTAAAGAAGAACTGACCAACGGCCGGTCGGCCTTTTTCTCCCTGTTCGGCAACACGTCGTTTTACTCCCGCCTGGTCCGGTCCAAGAACAATCCTTCCCAGGAATTGATCGCCCTGCAGAAGACCCTTGACCGCCCCATTTATATTTTTCCTCAAAACATGTTCTTCTCCCGGAGGCCGGTCAGAAAAGTGTTCAACGTGCTGGATTTTCTTTTCGGCGGCCTGACCGAAAAGCCGGGCGCCCTGCGAAGGCTGTTTATGCTGATCTCAAGATCGAAGAACATCTTTATCGAAATGAGCGATCCCATCAACCTGCTGGAGTTTCTCGGCCTGCCCGAAATCCGGGAACTGTCGGGCGACAACCAGGCCCTGGCCCTGCGTCGGAGACTGCTGTCGGACATCAACCGTCTGCGGCAGCGCGTCACCGGCCCGGTCATCAAATCCCGCGAAGAAATCAAGGAAAGCGTCATGGGCAGCCTGCGGCTCCAGTCCTTTGTCGAGGAAATGGCCATGAACACCGACCGGCCGGCCCGGGAAATCAACAAGGAGGCTTACCGGTACCTTGATGAAATAGCCGCCGACTACAGCATGAACTGGATCATGACGTTCGACCTGGTGCTGAACTGGATGCTCAAACACATTTTCGACGGCATCGCCATCGATCAGGACCATCTGGAAAAGCTGAAAAAGGAATCGGAAAGAACCCAGGCCCCCATGATTTTCGTGCCCACGCACAAAAGCCACCTGGACTACCTGATCCTGTCCTATGTCCTCTATCACAACCACATGGCCTGCCCGCACATTGCCGCCGGCAAGAACCTCTCCTTCTGGCCCATGGGGCCGGCCTTCCGGGGCGGCGGCGCCTTTTTCATGAGACGGACCTTCAAAGGCCAGAAGCTCTATGCCAAGGTCTTTCTGGAATACATTTACAAGCTGCTTCAGGAAGGGTTTCACATCGAATTCTTCCTGGAGGGTACCCGCAGCCGCACCGGTAAAACACTGACACCGAAGGTCGGCCTGCTATCCATCCTGCTGGAAGCTTACGAACACGGCGCCTGCCGGGACATGATCTTCGTGCCGGTCAACATCGGCTACGACCGGATCATCGAGGAGGCGGCCTATGTCCACGAATCCGAGGGCGGAGAAAAGACAGCCGAGAACCTGCCGGCCCTGATCAAGGCCAGAAAGTCGCTCAAGACCCGCTACGGCAAGGTTTACGTGAACTTCAACGACCCCATTTCCTTAAACGACTTCCTGTCCCGGACCCGGACCACCCTGACCGGCAAAACCCAGGAAGACAAGAAGCAGTTCATCGACCGCCTCTCCCGGATCCTGATCAATCGCATCGACGACATCACCACGGTCACGCCTTACGGTATCGTGTCCAGCGCCATTTTAAACAGCCCCCAGAAGCGCTTCACATACAGCCAGCTGCTGTCGATTATGGACAACTACCTGGCTACGCTCAAGTCCATGAACGTGCGTCTCTCGGACGCCATCATCACCGACCCCGGCCATGCCTTCAGCATTGCCCTGGATTCCTTTGCCCAGCGGAAACTCATCGAACGCCTCCAGATCGACACGGATCAGGATAATCCGCTGTATGTGGTAAACGAGAGCAAGCGGCCGGTCATGGAGTATTACAAAAACAACTGCATTATTTTCTTCATCCCGGCGGCTTTCACGGCCCTGGCCATTCTCAAGCTGGACACCTTTGAATTCGCCTACATCGACATTCACAAGCAGTTCGAGTTTTTGAGAAAATTCTTTGTCAGTGAATTTACCCTGGAGGCGGACAAGTCGTCCGAACATTTCACCAAGAAAAGCATCAGCACCTTTATTGAGAAAGGTATCCTGGTGCCCCACGCCTCCATACCGGGCAATTACAACCTGACCCCGGACGGTCTTAAAAAGCTCAAGCAGTTCACCTTCTTCCTGACGCCCTATTTCGAATCCTACCTGATTGCCCTGACCTTCCTGCGCCAGGAGCAGAAACTGCCGGACGACAAGGAAATCGTCAAAAAAGCCCTGGGCCACGGCAAACGCATGTACAAAAACAACGAAATCGAATGCCTGGAGGCGATTTCCACGCCCACCATCAAAAACGCCCTGCGGTTCTTCCTGAACGAAAAACTGGCCGCCGGCGACGACCGGTCCAAAGCTGATTATTATGAGGACACCATCCGCAACTATCTGATGCTCCTGGCATGACCCGTTCTCCCCGACCCTGGAAAGCCCTGGTTCTCGCGGCCGGGTTCGGCACCCGCCTGCTGCCCTACACCCGGTACGTTCCCAAACCGCTCTTTACCATCGCCGAAGAGGCGGTACTGGACATCATCATCCGGCGACTGGCTGAAGCCGGGTGCGGCGGAGCAGTGGTCAACACCCACCACCTGCACGAGCGGATCGAAAGGCACTGCGCCGGCCGATCTTACGAAATCCCCGTGCGGCTCTCTTATGAACCGGAAATCCTCGGCACCGGCGGGGCCATGAAAAACAACGCCGGCTTTTTCGGTGATGCCGCCTTTCTGGTCGTCAACAGCGATATTGTCACGGACATCGACCTGGCGGCCGTCTACCGCTTTCATCTGGAACATGCCCATGCCGTGACGATGGTCATGCATGACTGCGACCGGTTCAATTCCGTGGCTGTAGAGGACAACCGGGTGGTCCGGTTCTACAGAGCGGCGGACGAGCGTCCGGCCGATGCGTGCCTGATGGCCTTCACCGGTATTCACGTTGTTTCTCCCCGGGTGCTGGACAATATCCCCGGTCCCGGCGTCAACGTGGACATTATCGACATCTATAAGCAGATGCTGGAACGGGGCCAGACCATCGGCGCCATGATCGTCACCGGCCACCAGTGGCAGGACATCGGCACACCCGACGCCTATCGGGCCGTCGCTTTTAGGGAAATGGCGCGCCGGGCAGCGGGAATCGCGTTCGGCGACGAGACTGTCACGGCCGTCGAACCCATTGCCCCGGACGGATCGGACACATGCTGGTTTCGGATCACCGCTCCCCGCGGCAGCCTCATCGCCTGCCAGCGGGGCATCCGGCCCACGGACGCCGCGGGCGAGGCCGACGCTTTCACGCACATCAACCGGCATCTTTTCGACAAAGGGATCGCCGTGCCGAGGCTCTGGCTGTCCGACCCCCTGGCCGGCATCTCCTTCCTGGAGGACCTGGGCGACGTCAGCCTTCAGGCCGCGGTCCGGTCCGCCGCCGACCCGGCCGAGGTTTCGCGGCTGTACCGGCTGGTGATCGAACAACTATTGGCCCTGGCCCTGGACGGCGCCGACGGGTTTGACGACGCCTGGACTTACCAGACCCCGGCGTATGACCGGGAGGTTATCATCGAGCGGGAATGCCGGTACTTTGAAAAGGAATTTATGAACGGTTACCTGGGTCTTGATACCGGAGGCCTGAATCTGGAACCGGAGTATCGGTCCCTGGCCGATCTGACCCTGGATTTTGCCGTTGCCGGTCTTGTGCACCGGGACATGCAGTCCCGCAACATCATGATCCGCGACGGACAGCCTTATTTCATCGACGTCCAGGGCGCCCGCCGGGGACCCGTCCAGTACGACCTGGCCGCCCTGCTGATCGATCCTTACGTCAACCTGTCGACGGACGTTCAAACCCGGCTTCTGGAAGAATATGAAGCCGGGTTAACGGCAAGGCAGACCGTTGACCGGGACATGTTCCGCAAAGGCTATGCCTGCTGCGCCGTGACCCGGAACCTCCAGGCCCTGGGCGCCTTCGGCTTTCTGACCCGCGAAAAAGGCAAAAAACAGTTCGAACCCCACATCCCGGCGGCCGTTGCCTCCCTGGTCCGCAACCTCAGCGCCATGGAAACCATCACCGAACGGCGTTTTCCGGAGCTGACCGCCGCGGCCGTCAGGGTGCAGGAAGCTTTAGGCGTAAGGGCGGCCTTCAGGCCGCCTTCTTAAACCCATCCTGCATACTTGCATAGAGCATGTTTGTTCGCGCCCTGACTTTTTTGGTGTTTGTCCTGAAGCCAGACTGCCGGCGGTAAAAATAGCAGTGGAAAAATGAGGTCTTTTCTGGTAACCTGTCAGACTTTGTAATTAATAATGATAAAGGCACGACAGTGGAACGCATAAAAATCATGATCAACGGCCTGCCCGGCAACGTGTCCGCCACCATCGCCTCGCGGCTGGCCGAAGACGACCGTTTTGAGATCCTGCCCTGGTCCCTGACCGGTCCGGAGATCGAGCAGCCGGAAACCCGGGTGGGGTCAACGACCGTGAAGCTCGTTCGCCCGACCAGCCGGAATGAGCGCATTGACGAAATAAAACAAGCCTACGGCCGGTTTATCAGCATCGACTACACCCACCCTTCGTCGGTCAACGGCAACGCCGAGTTTTACTGCCGGCATGACTTGCCTTTTGTCATGGGCACCACCGGCGGCGACCGCGTCCGGCTGGCCGAAGTCGTAAAAAAATCAAATATATGCGCGGTCATCGCGCCCAACATGGCCCGCCAGATCGTGGGGTTTCAGGCCATGATGGAATATGCCGCCAGGGAATTTCCCGGCATGTTCGCCGGCTATTCCCTGACCATCAGGGAAAGCCACCAGCAGAGCAAGGCCGACACCAGCGGCACGGCCCGGGCCATGGTGAAAACCTTCAACGACCTGGGTATCGATTTTTCCGAAGACGACATTATCAGGGAGCGCGATCCCGAGCGGCAGGCCGGCCAGTGGAAGATCCCGGCGGAATACTTAGGGGGGCATGCCTGGCATACCTACACCCTGATCTCGCCCGATGGTTCCGCGAAATTCGAGTTCACCCATAATATTAATGGAAGAGACATATACGCCGACGGGACCGCCGCCGCCGTTGTCTTTCTGGACCGGAAACGCGGTCTCGACAAAAAAGGAAATGTTTACAGCATGATAGACGTCTTAAAGGGGAACGAGTCATGACCGGGAAGTATGTCGCCGCCATCGATCAGGGAACCACCAGCACCCGTTTTGTCGTCTTTGACGCCAGCGGCCGTATCGTTGCCAGTCACCAGCTGGAGCACCGGCAGATCTTTCCCAAACCGGATTGGGTGGAACACGACCCCATGGAAATCCGGGACAACACCGCCGCGGTCATCACCGGCGCCCTGAAAACGTCGGGCATCGCCGCCGATGCCATTGCCGCCGTGGGCATCACCAACCAGCGGGAGACGACCGTGATCTGGGACCGGCGGACCGGCCGACCCTTTTACAACGCCATTGTATGGCAGGACACCCGCACCGACGCCATCTGCCGCGAACTGGCCGCGGAGGGCGGCGCCGACCGCTTCCGGGAAAAAACCGGTCTGCCCCTGGCCACCTATTTTTCCGGGCCCAAGATC includes the following:
- a CDS encoding 1-acyl-sn-glycerol-3-phosphate acyltransferase; this encodes MIKRIRDFFAAAGRLFVNGRQRLFGGTHNHFLCFLPSAQGPLSGRIFDFLFARVTVNDELIDRVRALHENGIIVYAGKYKSRMEYLFCNRQYEKHGLPAPELAFGYRFIFLQPLSRLLVVLLAHIDHLFTRFSFLSPYKNQYFKEELTNGRSAFFSLFGNTSFYSRLVRSKNNPSQELIALQKTLDRPIYIFPQNMFFSRRPVRKVFNVLDFLFGGLTEKPGALRRLFMLISRSKNIFIEMSDPINLLEFLGLPEIRELSGDNQALALRRRLLSDINRLRQRVTGPVIKSREEIKESVMGSLRLQSFVEEMAMNTDRPAREINKEAYRYLDEIAADYSMNWIMTFDLVLNWMLKHIFDGIAIDQDHLEKLKKESERTQAPMIFVPTHKSHLDYLILSYVLYHNHMACPHIAAGKNLSFWPMGPAFRGGGAFFMRRTFKGQKLYAKVFLEYIYKLLQEGFHIEFFLEGTRSRTGKTLTPKVGLLSILLEAYEHGACRDMIFVPVNIGYDRIIEEAAYVHESEGGEKTAENLPALIKARKSLKTRYGKVYVNFNDPISLNDFLSRTRTTLTGKTQEDKKQFIDRLSRILINRIDDITTVTPYGIVSSAILNSPQKRFTYSQLLSIMDNYLATLKSMNVRLSDAIITDPGHAFSIALDSFAQRKLIERLQIDTDQDNPLYVVNESKRPVMEYYKNNCIIFFIPAAFTALAILKLDTFEFAYIDIHKQFEFLRKFFVSEFTLEADKSSEHFTKKSISTFIEKGILVPHASIPGNYNLTPDGLKKLKQFTFFLTPYFESYLIALTFLRQEQKLPDDKEIVKKALGHGKRMYKNNEIECLEAISTPTIKNALRFFLNEKLAAGDDRSKADYYEDTIRNYLMLLA
- the dapB gene encoding dihydrodipicolinate reductase — translated: MERIKIMINGLPGNVSATIASRLAEDDRFEILPWSLTGPEIEQPETRVGSTTVKLVRPTSRNERIDEIKQAYGRFISIDYTHPSSVNGNAEFYCRHDLPFVMGTTGGDRVRLAEVVKKSNICAVIAPNMARQIVGFQAMMEYAAREFPGMFAGYSLTIRESHQQSKADTSGTARAMVKTFNDLGIDFSEDDIIRERDPERQAGQWKIPAEYLGGHAWHTYTLISPDGSAKFEFTHNINGRDIYADGTAAAVVFLDRKRGLDKKGNVYSMIDVLKGNES
- a CDS encoding DUF3786 domain-containing protein, which translates into the protein MKPEQNIIFEKTYDDYLAQVRSLEDVTSRLDRLGLVMRSGAVVMPLFDRTFFLKETGLVDAAGRRPDFAACVILLKYLLLCPESPPAEKEWVTYRGLKDSGPLTKYFANDVERALADCFGHSAAEFMTVGRRAGGVAPDLDAACDAALRFEALPRVPLIIQLNEADADFPASCTVLFERRAERYLDAECLAVLGRYCFARLGEL
- a CDS encoding sugar phosphate nucleotidyltransferase, which produces MTRSPRPWKALVLAAGFGTRLLPYTRYVPKPLFTIAEEAVLDIIIRRLAEAGCGGAVVNTHHLHERIERHCAGRSYEIPVRLSYEPEILGTGGAMKNNAGFFGDAAFLVVNSDIVTDIDLAAVYRFHLEHAHAVTMVMHDCDRFNSVAVEDNRVVRFYRAADERPADACLMAFTGIHVVSPRVLDNIPGPGVNVDIIDIYKQMLERGQTIGAMIVTGHQWQDIGTPDAYRAVAFREMARRAAGIAFGDETVTAVEPIAPDGSDTCWFRITAPRGSLIACQRGIRPTDAAGEADAFTHINRHLFDKGIAVPRLWLSDPLAGISFLEDLGDVSLQAAVRSAADPAEVSRLYRLVIEQLLALALDGADGFDDAWTYQTPAYDREVIIERECRYFEKEFMNGYLGLDTGGLNLEPEYRSLADLTLDFAVAGLVHRDMQSRNIMIRDGQPYFIDVQGARRGPVQYDLAALLIDPYVNLSTDVQTRLLEEYEAGLTARQTVDRDMFRKGYACCAVTRNLQALGAFGFLTREKGKKQFEPHIPAAVASLVRNLSAMETITERRFPELTAAAVRVQEALGVRAAFRPPS